Proteins encoded together in one uncultured Flavobacterium sp. window:
- a CDS encoding Crp/Fnr family transcriptional regulator, which yields MIQNLVLKNIAKHISLDENEITYFLSILKEKKYPKKSIILKEGEICRTINFVQSGTLRAFYRDPEGKESTIMFAISDWWITDMSCFINQQPAMLNIETLEESVILHLQKEDLDDLYLKIPKFERFFRIIMQNAYIREQLRVIQNLSLSAEQRYHIFLDKYPQVAKQVTQKQIASYLGITPEFLSMIRANKNKSSIS from the coding sequence ATGATTCAGAACCTGGTTTTAAAGAATATTGCAAAACATATTTCGCTTGACGAAAATGAAATAACCTATTTTCTTTCAATACTAAAAGAAAAGAAATATCCTAAAAAAAGCATTATTTTAAAAGAAGGAGAAATTTGCAGAACCATAAATTTTGTTCAATCCGGAACTTTAAGAGCATTTTATAGAGATCCAGAAGGAAAAGAATCGACTATTATGTTTGCCATTTCTGACTGGTGGATTACTGATATGTCTTGTTTTATAAACCAACAACCTGCAATGCTGAATATCGAAACACTCGAAGAAAGCGTAATACTTCATTTGCAAAAAGAAGATTTGGATGATTTATATCTTAAGATTCCAAAATTCGAACGATTCTTCAGAATCATAATGCAAAACGCTTATATACGAGAACAATTGAGAGTTATTCAAAATCTTTCGCTTTCGGCAGAACAACGTTATCATATTTTTTTAGACAAATATCCACAGGTAGCAAAACAAGTTACGCAAAAACAAATCGCTTCTTATTTAGGAATTACTCCTGAGTTTTTAAGTATGATACGAGCCAACAAAAACAAATCGTCAATTTCTTAA
- a CDS encoding DUF4406 domain-containing protein, which produces MLILIAGPYRGGTNDDPKLIQQNLDKLEAVALPLFRMGHLPVIGEWLALPLLHLAGSKQIGDSVWDEIQYPVAHRLLEKCDAVLRLEGESKGADNDVRIAKERGLKIYYSLEDIPAAE; this is translated from the coding sequence ATGCTTATACTTATTGCAGGTCCGTATCGTGGCGGAACAAATGACGATCCAAAATTAATTCAACAAAATTTAGACAAATTAGAAGCTGTTGCACTTCCATTATTCAGAATGGGACATTTACCCGTAATTGGCGAATGGTTGGCACTACCCCTACTTCATTTAGCAGGTTCAAAACAAATTGGCGACAGCGTTTGGGACGAAATACAATATCCTGTCGCACATCGGCTTCTTGAAAAATGTGATGCCGTCCTTCGACTGGAAGGCGAATCAAAAGGAGCTGACAATGATGTTCGAATTGCCAAAGAAAGAGGCTTGAAAATCTATTACAGTTTAGAAGATATTCCGGCTGCAGAATAA